The Gloeocapsa sp. PCC 73106 genome contains the following window.
CGAGGTGCGTTTGCTCCGGGATGTTTACTAACGAGATCCAATAAGCCTAAACCTTCGATGCGATCGCCTAATTTAGGTTCGTAGTAATGTCCTAGTAGTTGAGGAGAGCCACAGGTAAAGACACCTGGGGTATTTTGTTCTATTTTAGCTCTCAGTGCATCGGCTTTAGAGCCTTGAAGGTCGTTCATGACGATCGCTTGTTGTCGATCTTGTGCACCTCCCCCCACGATTAAATCTACCTGCTTAAAAGTTTCAGGGGTTGCTTGTTGATCTAAATTAATGAGAGAAACTTGAATTTGACGCCATTGACAGCGACGTTGCAAACAAATGACATTACCGCGATCGCCATAGGTACTCATGAGAGTAGGGTAAAGCCAGCCTATTTTCAATTCTAATGTTTCTAGTTTCATAGAATCTTTTTCCCAGTAAGTAGTTGTCGCACTTCTAGCATCGCCGAATAAGTAGGAAGGATATAGAGAGTAGCATCCTCTGGAGTAGCGTTAAGGGCTTCTGAAAGAGCTTCTGAGAGATTATCTTTAATAATAAGGGTTTGAGGTGATGGTTCAGTATATTGTAGACGTAAAGCTAGATCGTAAACGCGATCGCCACTGACAATAATTTGACCCTGTAGTTGAGTTAATTGTTCTGTATCTACGTCCCAAATCCAAGAGACATCGGTGCCGTCGGGAGTGCGATCGTTAAGTAGAAGTAGAGTCACAATAGTTTGGTGCCCACTCGCTTGTTGCACTGCACGCAGAGTTTCATTCATCCCCACAGGATTTTTAGCTAATAAAATTTTAACTGTTTTCCCATTGATAGTGAGTGTTTCAGCTCTACCGAAAGCAGGTTTAAACTCAGCGATCGCCCTTTCTAATACTGTTCTTTCTACACCTATTTTGAGAGCTACTGTCAGCGCGGCTAGGGTATTATACTTATTGTAAACCCCCATTAAAACCTGTGACCATTCTCGACTATTAATCTCCAAATCAGGCTTACCAAAACCACAACTAGAACAATCAAAATCTCCCAGATGCGAGAGATAGACTCCTTGGTAATTGAGTGCTGCACCACAGCTAGGACAGTAGGTAGAATCACTGGCGTAGGGAATAGTTTCTAGATAAAGCTCAGATTCACTCAAACCAAAAAAAGACACTTTTTGCGTTAGTTGTCGACCCAAATAAGCTAAAGTCGGATCATCTCCATTAAGAATAATTTGGGTATCGGGGTTCAAAGGAGCGATCGCCTGTTGCCAACGTTCACTAATACTATCTACTTCTCCATAGCGATCCAATTGATCCCGAAATAAATTCAAAGCTAAAATAAACTCAGGTTGACATGGACCCACAATTAAAGGCAACACATTCTCATCTACCTCTAAAATACCGTAGTCTGCGCTTAATTGCCCCCGCCAACTAGCTTGATTTAACAACGCTGTAATTAACCCATTAACCAAATTAGCACCCGTTTCGTTGTGAACGACGCGATAACCCTGTAGAGTGAGCATCTGGCGCAATAATAAAGCCGTGGTAGTTTTACCGTTGGTACCGCAGACTAAAATGATCCCCTGAGTAATTTGTGCCGCGAGTAAGGGAAGTAATTCTGGATACAGACGACGGGCGATCGCACCTGGTAAAACGCTAGCTGCGCCCAAACCCAAACCCTGAACCAGAGTAGTAATCGTCTTCCCTGTAGCTATTGCTAAAGCCAAACGCCATGATTGTAGCATTGTGTTAATAACCTATATCTCGGAGCAGAGCTAGATGTTTAGTTACTGGTGCGAGACTATTGGCTGCGATCATCCCACTAGCTGCGACTGCGGGTATACCAATCCCGGGAAAAGTCGAATCCCCACAGCATAATAGCCCGGAAACGGGGGTATAAGGACCAGGAAAGGACTCTTTTCCGGCTTTTAGAGAGGGACCATAGGAACCTCGGTAACGGCGCAGAAAACGCGCGTGAGTCAGGGGTGTCCCGATTAAGGTTACCTCACACCGAGCTCGAATATCGGGGATTATCTTCTCAAGTGCTTGCCACATCACTTCTGAGCGCTCTTGTTTGAGTTTTTGATAAGTTGTACTAGATCGCTCCAAATTAGCCCACAGCTGATAAGGCTCTGTTGCTGGTGTGTAAACGTGAATCACGTGTTTACCTGGGGGTGCTAAAGCTGGATCTAAAACCGAGGGAATGGAAATAGCTACTAAATTCTGAGGTGCGGTGATTTGCCAATCCTTGAGCACTACGTAGTGACATCCTAAATCGGAGCTTAATCCTGCGGCGTTGATCCCTAGATGTAGGTGCATAAAACTATCACAGGCAGGTGTTGAGGCTCTTTGATGGCGATAGGAAGGGGGTAATGCGGTAGGTGGTATTAAATCTAGGGTATCCCAGGTAGATGCGTTAGATATTACTGCTGTTTTAGCTTTAATTATGGTGCCATTTTTGAGTTTTACTCCCACAGCCCGCCTATTTTCTACGATAATTTCGCTAACATGGGCGCTTAACTGCAACTTACCTCCATATTTTCCCAATCCCCTTACCAACGCGTCGATGATGGCGCCACTTCCTCCTAAGGGATAATCTAAGGCTACCTGGGGACGATACCAATCGGCAAACATGAAAGCCACCTCCGCGGCGCTAGTCTGCTCCATGGGTAATCCTGACAGGAGGAAACAGAGTAAATTGAGCCAATTATAAATAAAAGTATCTTTAACTATTCCCTTGATTACTTGATCAAAAGCTCCCGTCAATTGCCAAGCGTTACCCAAATAAGGAAGTAAAGCGGGTGCAAACTTACCCACAGTTAAGATCGCCCCCAAATCTGAGCGTAAACTAGCAGTAGGTACCGTCATTACCGCGTACGACAGAGGAGCGATCGCTTTTAACAACTGACGCCATTGTTTTACTGCTTCTTCACCCCTTAATTTAAGTAAAACCTCTTCAAATTGCTTGGAGCCTACTTCTGCGTCAAAATTTCCTTCTGGTAAGTAGCAACCCCAACTGTTATAGTTAACCCAGTTCAAATCTTCTCCTATTGCGTCTAATACCTGTCTGAGAGGATTAGCTGAGGGGCTATAGGACAAACCTGAGTAGAGAGAGGGACCCGAGTCAAATTTGAAGCCATTGCGCTCAAAACTGTGAGCTGCACCCCCGGGTAGAGAATGGCTTTCGCACACCGTTACCCCATAACCGTAGCGGGCTAGAAGAGCGCCACAACACAGCCCTCCCACACCGCTGCCAATTATTACTACATCAGTATTACTCATCTTCGTTTTTATCTCTAACACCTCTGACGATGCGAGAGAGATCTGTTTTCTCGTCTATGCTGATTTTACTGGGAGAACCACTAATAATGCGCTCGTAGTTGCGGAAGGAATCTTTAATATCAGGTCCATCCTCACTGATTGTGTACTCTCTAATGCCTTTATCGTGCCAGGAACCACGCATTTTAAACACGTTGATCGCTCGAGACATTTCTCCGCGAATTTCCACGTACTGAAGCATAATAATTGTGTCGGTAATCGTAGAAATATGCGATTCGGTGATGGAGTGAGCCCCCATGAATTGGTCCGTGGTATTGGTAAAGAAACCGGTGATTTCTTCTTGTTTGGCGTATCCTGTTACCCCAATGACAAACTGTCTAAAGGCGTTATTAGTCACACCCCTAGCCATAGCTGAGAGGGAGTCGATAGCGATGCGAGATGGTTTGAAATCCGCTATTTCTGACTTAATCATTTGTAAATGGTCTTCTAAACCTGCTGATTCAGGGTAACAGCACATCAGTTTAAGTAAGCCTTTACTTTCCATTTCTTCAAAGTCTATACCCCAAGAAGAGGCGTTGCGGGATAGTTGCGCTCTTGATTCTTCGTAGGCGAATAAAATCGCTCTTTCTTGCTGACGACAACCTTCTTGTAAAAATTTACTCACCAAAAGAGTTTTACCGGTACCTGTCGCTCCTGTGGCTAGAATGATTGAGTCTTTGAAGAATCCTCCTCCACACATTTCGTCTAGAGTTTTAATTCCTGAGGAGCTCCGCACGTTAGAAGATCGCTGAGTTAGTCGCATAGCACCTAAGGGGAAGATATTAATTCCATCTCTAGTAATAGTAAAAGGATATTCGCCCTTCATATGGGTTGTTCCTCTGAGTTTGAGAATTTCTAAGGTACGACGACGACGTTCTCCTTCCAATACGTTACGCACTATAACTACGTTATCGGAAACGAATTCTTCTACCCCATAGCGCGCTACTAGTCCGTATTCTTCGATGCGTTCGGTGGTCATGACTGAGGTTACTCCCAGGTGTTTGAGTCGAGCCACCAGACGAAATATTTCCCTTCTGACTACTGAGGCTGGGTCATACTGCTGAAATACTGCGGTTACTGAATCTACTGAAACCAGTTTAGCTTTATATTTGCGGATAGCGTACTGTATCCTTTCGATCAACGCCGATAAGTCGAAGTTTCCTACTACTTCTTGACCTTCTGGATCTGGTGATGCGTCTAAGATGAATAGTTTACCGTCTTCAATCAGTTTCTCTAAATCCCAACCAAAACTGCAAGCATTTTGGATAATGTCTGTGGGAGACTCTTCAAAGGTAATAAATAACCCGGGATAGTCGAAGTATTTAATCCCGTGATAGAGGAATTGAATCGCAAAGAGCGTTTTACCTGTTCCGGAGGTTCCGGTTACTAATGTGGTTCTACCGATGGGCATCCCACCATGACTGATTTCATCGAAGCCTTCAATCATGGTTCGTAACTTGCGAACACCTTTGCTTGCTAGTTCTTCTTGTTGTTGTTCATTGGAATTGGGTTGATTCATTCCTGATTAAGCCAAAATGATGATTTTATTGTGATGATTATTTAAAACTTTCTTAATCTATTAGACATGATTTAGATGGTTTTTCTCTAAAAGTTTCGTCTTTACATTTCGAAATCTCTTTCGCTTATTTCTTCGTAGAGAAGATCTAAACCTATTAATACTTTTTCTCTGTCTGAAAGATCACCGATGATTTTACGCACTGGGGGGGGTAGTATCTTGGATAATGTGGGTGTGGCTAGGATTTTATCTTCTTCAGCGAGTTGGGGATTTTTCAATACATCAATCACTTTGAGAGCGTAAACGCCGTGAAATTCTTGCTCGAGAATGTTCTTGAGCATTTTTAGAGCTCTTACTGAGTTGGGCGTGTTCCCAGCCACATAAAGTTTCAATACATAAGTTTTTTTGTATGGACTCATAATGAAATCAACTTTACGCTAGGAATGATCTATAGCAATTATAAGGCATAATTTGTCACCCGAAATAGCTATGGCGTTTTAAAAGGTATGTCTTCTCTGGGTATAGAGCGGCGATACATTTCGCACAAGTGCGCGATTATATCGATCAAAGCTAGACGATAATCTAAGAGTATTTCTTCGTTTCTTCCTTCCAATTTAAGCTGTTGAGCGAATTCATCCATTAATTTCATATGGATCTCTAGAATCTTGGAAACGGAAATATCTACAAAAAAAATTCGATTGACGAATTGATCGATTAACTTGTTGGTTTTGGTATCATCGCTAAAATAGTAGAGAATAATTTGGCGATATTCTTGGTTCAAGAGGTTGATGAGCTCTTCTTTTTCTGGATTAGGAAGATTGCGGTAGAAAAGCTGAGAGTTACGACTATAATATACGCCTAGGTACCCTAAACGTTCTTTAAGTTTTTCAGCGAGACGTCGCTGTTGTAGTAACAGAAAGCTGTGATTGTCCCCTTTTGTTTCTCGGTGATGGTTTTTGGCTAGTGCATCACCGATGGGGGAACTAGGTCCAAGATTGAGAAAATGAGCGATCGCCTCGTCTATAAAGGCAACGATATCTGTGATTTTGGCAGGTATCAAGTTGATTTCGGCGCTGTGATATAGGTGCGTTGGAGATAAAGGCTGTGTTTGGACCATTTCTGGACTGATTGTCTCGATTTGTTCTATAATCAGAGTCGGTAACAGAGTCCCCGATTCGTATAGTTGGTTAAAGATCGGCAATAGCCGAGGTTCTCTAACCACTATCAAACAGTCTATTTTTTCTTTGTTTGCTTTGACAAAATCAAACAACTGGTCGGGAGAATCGACGAAATTTAAACGGTAACACTCTCTGCTCAGTGCTTCTAGCCAAGACTGAGTCAATTGTTCTGAAGGAGCATAAATACAGAGGGAAAGTCGAGAAGACAAAGAAAAATCACCCTATCTATTTTAAATGACTAATATAGCTTGTTTTGTTCAATATTAACATTTGTTTCTTAAGGTTGAGAATTATAACGATAACCTTCAGTTATTTGTGTTATAATGTTATATTAGTTAGCCTAGCGGGGGTGCGTAACTCAGGTGGATAGAGTAGCTGCCTTCTAAGCAGCGAGTCGCAGGTTCGAGTCCTGCCGTACCCGTATTAAAGGAGAGACAAGGATGAGTTAGTGGACATGAGGACAAAGAGGATTTTTTACCTTTTCCTTGGGCCTGGTGTTATAAATCCTGGTTTTTAAGAATTATGCAAATCGGGATGACAGGATTCGAACCTGCGACATCCTGCTCCCAAAGCAGGCGCGCTACCAAGCTGCGCTACATCCCGAACTAACTGGTCACCCCAACCATCATAGACGAAATTGTGACAATTGACAACTTTGCTTAATTTTAACTGGGATACCAAAACATACCCTTGATACCTTCTGGATCGAGAATAAATCCTAAACGACGATAAAAATCGATTACATCGGGATCGGCAAACAAAGTAATATTACTGATATCTTGACTTCTGAGATTTTTAATCATATACTTCATCATCGCTTTACCCAAACCCTGGCTTTGGAAATCCGGGTGGACCACCACATCCCAAACAGTCGCGTTAAAAGCATGATCCGACGTAGCACGAGCAAAACCAATTAGGCGTCTTTTTTTACCATTAACTTCCCACATGGAAATAATTAAGAAACTGTGTTGCAGAGCTTTTTTAACTTTGCGTAGAGGTCGACGAGCCCAACCCACAAGATCGCAGAGCTCTTCTAGCTCGTAAAGATCAATGTCTCGCTCAGTACTAAAAATAATGCGAGATTGACCAGGAATATCCCCTGTTGTAAAATTACTGTCCTCGAAGTGAGTCTCATTGGAGGTCGCCATCTGATCTTGATCACTAAATAATCTTTTCCAAAAAGCCATGAAACATATAAAAACCTTATAAGGATATACGTGTGAGGTTGGAGCCCGACTTAGCCTATTCAAAATTTAGCACAATCTAGTGTCACAGAGCGGTAAGAGTTATCAACATTTTTGTTACAATTGAACCATTGACAAGTACTAATGTTATCAACGAAGATGCCAAAGATTGATATACGGGGGTTTCCTCACGTCTATGACTTTACTCAAAAAAGCGATCAAGTCACCGTTCCAGTGTTAGTATTTATCCACGGTTGGCTTTTAAGTAAAAGTTATTGGCAACCTCTAATTGAACTCTTATCACCCTGGTATCCTTGTTTAAGCTATGATTTGCGTGGATTTGGAGATTCTCAACTATCGGCAGGTGACAAAATCCAGCAAAATTACACCCTTGAGTCTTATGCTCAAGATATAGGTCAACTCTTAGCTCAGTTAAACATTGAACAAGCTTGGTTAATTGGTCATTCTCTTGGGGGAAATATCGCGATTTGGGGTGCTAAATCTTGTCCTGAACGAGTTAATGGGGTAATTTGTCTCAACTCCGGTGGAGGAATCTATCTTAAAGAGGAATTTGAACGTTTTCGCAACGCGGGTGCTAAGATAGTCAAACTTCGCCCACGTTGGTTAGCTTACCTACCCCTAGTTGATTTATTATTCGCCAGAACGATGGTAGCTCAGCCATTATCTCGTTATTGGGGACGCAGACGTTTACTAGATTTCCTCAGAGCAGACGAGGAAGCAGCTTTAGCTACTTTAATGGATAGCACCACAGAAACAGAGGTACACTTACTACCCCAGATTGTCGCTAATCTTCAACAACCTGTTTATTTTTTAGCGGGAGCGGAAGATAAAATTATGGAGCCTAAATATGTTCAACATTTGGCGAGTTTCCATCAATTATTTGAAGTTAACGGTGGTAATGTTTTGACTATTCCAGCTTGCGGTCACTTGGGTATGATAGAACAACCCCATGTAGTCAGTGAGTACATACTTTCTTTGATAAAATCGTCTAAGAATTTAGATTTGTGCGAAGATAAAGGTGGTACCGATTAGAATGTAGTTTACATTGCCATAAACTTTGATTAAGATAAAGCAATTTAAAGCAGATAAGATCATTAAGGACAGGAGAGAAACAAGTATGCTACACCGCAAGATTTATCAGTTCTGTACAGATGGACGTGAGGTGAGTATCTTCTTGCGGGATCAGCAGCGCTGGATAGAGAGTGCTCAAATTATCGCTCTAGAAGGGGATCTGGTCACCATACGCTATGAAACAGAGGACGAAGAGGAAATTAGCTCTTGGGAAGAAATGTTTCGTGTAGAAAGCATAGGCTCAGTAACACAAAAGCTGGCGTCTGTATCAAGACTAAATTCTGAACTGTTCATTGCCGATGACTGTCCCGAAGCGGAGCAAATTCATCGCAACCTTCCAGAAACTTGGAACCAGGATTAGTGTTAAATCAAGGAGACGATCGCTTTCCTTGAACAATCGGCTTTTTTAGGGGAGGCGATCGCTTCCCCTGGCAAAATTAACCGCGTAAATCGTAGCCAAAGAGAGTAGGATCTACTACACCCAAGTTTAGATCTGCCAAACCATATTCTTGCCAACGTCTTGCTACCATAGCGGCTACATCGGGATCAGACTCTAGAGATTCACCCCAGGGATGGTCAGTTTCTGGGGTTATTTTTGTGGTAGCATCGATCCCCATGCGTCCCCCCAGACCAATCTTTTGACTGGCAAAATCCAAAGTATCAAAAGGCGTTTCGGGTAAGATAAAGACATCCCGCACTGGATCAACTTTAGAGCTGATCGCCCAAACTACCTGACGGGGATCGCGGATATTAATGTTTTTATCTACCACGATCACGAACTTAGTATAGGTAAATTGTGGCAAAGCGCTCCAAAAAGCTAAAGCCGCGCGTCTAGCTTGTCCGGGATAAGCTTTATCGATAGAGATAATCGCTGCTTTGTAACTGAGTGCTTCCATGGGGAGAAAGAAATCCACAATTTCCGAGACTTGTTGTCGGAGAATGGGAGTATAAATACGATTAAGAGCGATCGCCATCATTGCTTCTTCCTTGGGAGGACGACCGCTAAAAGTAGTTAAATAGATAGGATTTTTGCGATGGGTGAGACAGTGGAAACGAATCAAAGGAGAATCTTCTACCCCACCGTAATAACCCATATGATCGCCGAAAGGACCATCAGGGAGTACCTCTCCCGGAGTGATTGTACCCTCTAAGACTATTTCCGCATCCGCAGGAACTTCTAAATCCAGAGTTTTACACTTAGCTAGTTTTACTCCTTCACCGCTGTATAAGCCTGCAAAGAGCCACTCAGAGAGATCCACGGGTATAGGTGTAGCCGCTGCCATAATTAATAGGGGATCAATTCCCAGAGCGATCGCTATTTCTAGCTTTTTACCCGCTAAAGCCGCTTTGCGCAAGTGTCTAGCCCCTCCCCTAACCGATAACCAGTGAACCGTCATCGTAGTGGGTGATTGCAGTTGCAGACGATAAACACCCACGTTAGGGGTACCCGTTTCACAATCTCTAGTAATTACTAAACCCAGGGTAATAATTTTCCCCGCGTCACCGGGGTAAGGACGAATCAAAGGAAGTTTACCCAAATCTAACTCTTTTTCCGTAAGTATTACTTCCTGACAGGGTGGGAAAAAGTCCCTACTGGGTTTGGCTTTGAGTACATCAAACAAGACTTTACCAAAATCAATAGCTTGAGCGATTTTTTTGGGTGGCTTGGGCTGTTGTAGCATAGCTAGTTTCTTGCCCAGGGTTTCTAATTCCTCGGGTTGATCCATATTCATCGCCCAGCAGATTCTTTCTACTGTACCCATTAGATTAATCGCCACGGGAAAGGGAGAGCCTTTTACTTGTTCAAAGAGTAAAGCTGGTCCCCCCGCTTGTAGCATACGATTAGCGATTTCAGCGATTTCTAAATCTGGATCTACTAGCGCTTGAATGCGTCGCAGTTGACCCTTTTGTTCTAAAATCTCGATAAATTTCCGTAAGTCTCTCGCCATAATTTAAAATCTTTCCAGACTATAACTGAGCCATTGTTCACCGTCGGGTTCTTTTTTGAGTAAACGCCAAGTTTTACCCTCTATCTGTCTTTGTAGATAAATATCAAACTGGTTATCTTGTTTTTCTACTTTGGTGTCTGAGAGTTTGAGCACCACACGGTAGCTACCCTGTAAATGATAAGTGGGGAGTTTACCTAAATATAGCGGTTCTAATTGGGTTACGGTAATTTTACTAATCTCTGATTCTGGCAAAAGCGTGGTTAACTGATTGCTTAAATTCTGTTGAGCTTGTGTTAATGAAAGAGCGATCGCCCTCTCTACCACCTTACCATCGGGGGCAAAGGTTTTAGGAGGCGTTGGCGATCCACAAGCAGTAATAAGCACAACTAATAGTAGAACGACAATAATACTCTGTAACCGGGAAATTAATCTCATCTATCGATTCAACCACATTACCTACTTTTTATTTTATCGGTTAAACTAAGCGCCCTCTTTGAGTGTCGGGTAAAATTTTAAAGATGTTGAAAATTGCGGTGTTTACTGCAACCATTTCGAGCAATTCGACTATTGCGAGTGTTTCCTGAGCAATGAAACTCAATTCTAGTAAAGCCATAGCGAAAGCGATCCCGCTTCTTATCCCCTACGCGGTGCGCTCAAATTGAAAAACTTCCTCCTGAGCAACAGGATGCGATCGCATAAGCTTCTTAGTGATCTCCTAAATTCTGTTGAGCTTGTGTTAATGAAACAGATATCGACCTCTCCACCACTTTACCATTTGGGGCAAAGGTTTTAGAAGGCGTTGGCGATCCACAAGCAGTAAGTATTATTACAAGTAGTAAAACTAGGAAAAATATAGCTTGTGTAAAGCGATCGCCTTTGAAAGATAACCTGTAGTTAACCATGTTGAGTTTTGTTACAAGTATTTGACATAATACGTAAGACAATTTAGTATTGAAATATAAACACAAACGCAATCAAGTCGTATACAACCATGGCAACTATCCAAGTTTCTCCTTTTGAGCTTTTAATTAAAGCCATTGCTCCTATCCCGGCTGGAAGTCCACTCGAACAAGTAAACCGGACTGTTATTCAAGGCTACTTCTTAACGATATCCAATCTTGTGGATTTGGAAAGACAGATTAGCTTCTCTTTCGTAATTAGTGCGCCGAGCATTCCTCCTGATAATACTCCAACAAGCAGAACTCTAGAGGGCAATACTGTTCTTCTTTATGATATCGCGGGAGCAAATCAGGAATTAACATTCAATCTAATAAGCACTCCAGGAACTCCCTATCTTCGTTATAACAGCGTCGGTAGTATTAAATTACCTAATTTAGCGAGTGTCACTGTTCAACTTTTGCCAAAAGCTGAATTAGTTCTTACTAGTCCAGATACTAAACTAGAAATTCGAGGATTTTGTGAAGTGATTGCCGATGATGGTGTCACGGGAGATGTATTTCTTAATCCGGAAATCAGAGGAACATTTATTCCCAATCAATTTCGCTCTATAATTCCTGGTAATCCTATTGGAGATATACAATCAAGACTCCTAGATTTTGATCAACTCAGCTATTCCTTAGGGGTACAAAGACAAACCATCTAATCATACTATTTATATCCACGCAGGGGATCTTCTCACTGTGTGGATACATATATCTCAATTAAAAGCAGGTGAATATGGAAGCTAAATTCAAGTTAATTCCTCTCAAGTTTCATTGGGTAGCTATACATCCCAAACCCATTGGAGTCGTTTATTTTATTGGTGGTATTTTTTTCGGGAGTTTTCCTAATCTTTCCTATCGTTATCTTATGAGTGAAATTTTTGCTCAAGGGTATACCGTGATTGCGATTCCCTATCGTTTTACCTTTAATCATTGGTCAGTGGCTTTACAAATTGTTAAAGATTTGGGAAATTTAAGGAAAGTAATTTACCAGAAAGCGCAGTCATTAGGGTATACAGATAATCTAGATCTATATTTAGAAGAACCAACTGAAGAAAAGCCTAATTATTTTTGGATGGGTCATAGTTTAGGCTGTAAATATGTTGCACTGTTAGAGATATTAACAGCTTTAGACCTTCAAGATAACGATCTACAAATGGAAAAAGTGTTAGAGACTTACGTCGGTCAAAAGCAATCCCAAGAAATTTTAAACTATCTGAAAGATGTAGATTTTAAAGACGTTTCTCTCCTGAATCAACCTTCAATTTTTCTGGCTCCTGTAATCGCCAGTTTACAATCTGCCATTCCTTTTCCCCCTTTAGCTCAACTTTTGAAAAGATTAGGCTTAGATGTTGAACCCAATGTGGAAGAAACTCGTAACTTAATTTTAAATAGTACCCTATTTAACTTAATTAGTTTAATCGCCTTCGAAAACGATAAGCGAGCTAAAGAAACCGTTGACTGGTTCGTCAATAATTTAACCAAGCGACTATTTAAGCCAGTAGTATCCTTACCGTCGCGTAATCACTTTGCTCCTCTGGGTTGGAAAAATGGAGATAAACAGTTAGCAACGGAGGTAATTGACTCAATTAGTAGTTTAAGCGAAGAATTAAGCCAACAATCAATCCTTCTCTAAGGGTAGATTAAAGGTTAAAATTTGGAAGAGTAAAAGGGAGAAAAGACAGTGGATAACTC
Protein-coding sequences here:
- a CDS encoding alpha/beta fold hydrolase; its protein translation is MPKIDIRGFPHVYDFTQKSDQVTVPVLVFIHGWLLSKSYWQPLIELLSPWYPCLSYDLRGFGDSQLSAGDKIQQNYTLESYAQDIGQLLAQLNIEQAWLIGHSLGGNIAIWGAKSCPERVNGVICLNSGGGIYLKEEFERFRNAGAKIVKLRPRWLAYLPLVDLLFARTMVAQPLSRYWGRRRLLDFLRADEEAALATLMDSTTETEVHLLPQIVANLQQPVYFLAGAEDKIMEPKYVQHLASFHQLFEVNGGNVLTIPACGHLGMIEQPHVVSEYILSLIKSSKNLDLCEDKGGTD
- a CDS encoding circadian clock protein KaiA, coding for MSSRLSLCIYAPSEQLTQSWLEALSRECYRLNFVDSPDQLFDFVKANKEKIDCLIVVREPRLLPIFNQLYESGTLLPTLIIEQIETISPEMVQTQPLSPTHLYHSAEINLIPAKITDIVAFIDEAIAHFLNLGPSSPIGDALAKNHHRETKGDNHSFLLLQQRRLAEKLKERLGYLGVYYSRNSQLFYRNLPNPEKEELINLLNQEYRQIILYYFSDDTKTNKLIDQFVNRIFFVDISVSKILEIHMKLMDEFAQQLKLEGRNEEILLDYRLALIDIIAHLCEMYRRSIPREDIPFKTP
- a CDS encoding type 1 glutamine amidotransferase, whose translation is MKLETLELKIGWLYPTLMSTYGDRGNVICLQRRCQWRQIQVSLINLDQQATPETFKQVDLIVGGGAQDRQQAIVMNDLQGSKADALRAKIEQNTPGVFTCGSPQLLGHYYEPKLGDRIEGLGLLDLVSKHPGANAPRCIGNVVFEITASPLAAELKATLNTTPIVIGFENHGGRTYLANVQPLGKMIKGYGNNGSDGSEGAFYRKAIATYAHGPLLPKNPFLADWLIQTALREKYQETINLTKLNDSLVEQARNAMITRLNLTNKLIKA
- a CDS encoding NAD(P)/FAD-dependent oxidoreductase, with the protein product MSNTDVVIIGSGVGGLCCGALLARYGYGVTVCESHSLPGGAAHSFERNGFKFDSGPSLYSGLSYSPSANPLRQVLDAIGEDLNWVNYNSWGCYLPEGNFDAEVGSKQFEEVLLKLRGEEAVKQWRQLLKAIAPLSYAVMTVPTASLRSDLGAILTVGKFAPALLPYLGNAWQLTGAFDQVIKGIVKDTFIYNWLNLLCFLLSGLPMEQTSAAEVAFMFADWYRPQVALDYPLGGSGAIIDALVRGLGKYGGKLQLSAHVSEIIVENRRAVGVKLKNGTIIKAKTAVISNASTWDTLDLIPPTALPPSYRHQRASTPACDSFMHLHLGINAAGLSSDLGCHYVVLKDWQITAPQNLVAISIPSVLDPALAPPGKHVIHVYTPATEPYQLWANLERSSTTYQKLKQERSEVMWQALEKIIPDIRARCEVTLIGTPLTHARFLRRYRGSYGPSLKAGKESFPGPYTPVSGLLCCGDSTFPGIGIPAVAASGMIAANSLAPVTKHLALLRDIGY
- a CDS encoding DUF6679 family protein → MLHRKIYQFCTDGREVSIFLRDQQRWIESAQIIALEGDLVTIRYETEDEEEISSWEEMFRVESIGSVTQKLASVSRLNSELFIADDCPEAEQIHRNLPETWNQD
- a CDS encoding GNAT family N-acetyltransferase, whose product is MATSNETHFEDSNFTTGDIPGQSRIIFSTERDIDLYELEELCDLVGWARRPLRKVKKALQHSFLIISMWEVNGKKRRLIGFARATSDHAFNATVWDVVVHPDFQSQGLGKAMMKYMIKNLRSQDISNITLFADPDVIDFYRRLGFILDPEGIKGMFWYPS
- the kaiC gene encoding circadian clock protein KaiC, with product MNQPNSNEQQQEELASKGVRKLRTMIEGFDEISHGGMPIGRTTLVTGTSGTGKTLFAIQFLYHGIKYFDYPGLFITFEESPTDIIQNACSFGWDLEKLIEDGKLFILDASPDPEGQEVVGNFDLSALIERIQYAIRKYKAKLVSVDSVTAVFQQYDPASVVRREIFRLVARLKHLGVTSVMTTERIEEYGLVARYGVEEFVSDNVVIVRNVLEGERRRRTLEILKLRGTTHMKGEYPFTITRDGINIFPLGAMRLTQRSSNVRSSSGIKTLDEMCGGGFFKDSIILATGATGTGKTLLVSKFLQEGCRQQERAILFAYEESRAQLSRNASSWGIDFEEMESKGLLKLMCCYPESAGLEDHLQMIKSEIADFKPSRIAIDSLSAMARGVTNNAFRQFVIGVTGYAKQEEITGFFTNTTDQFMGAHSITESHISTITDTIIMLQYVEIRGEMSRAINVFKMRGSWHDKGIREYTISEDGPDIKDSFRNYERIISGSPSKISIDEKTDLSRIVRGVRDKNEDE
- the kaiB gene encoding circadian clock protein KaiB, with amino-acid sequence MSPYKKTYVLKLYVAGNTPNSVRALKMLKNILEQEFHGVYALKVIDVLKNPQLAEEDKILATPTLSKILPPPVRKIIGDLSDREKVLIGLDLLYEEISERDFEM
- a CDS encoding Mur ligase family protein, whose translation is MLQSWRLALAIATGKTITTLVQGLGLGAASVLPGAIARRLYPELLPLLAAQITQGIILVCGTNGKTTTALLLRQMLTLQGYRVVHNETGANLVNGLITALLNQASWRGQLSADYGILEVDENVLPLIVGPCQPEFILALNLFRDQLDRYGEVDSISERWQQAIAPLNPDTQIILNGDDPTLAYLGRQLTQKVSFFGLSESELYLETIPYASDSTYCPSCGAALNYQGVYLSHLGDFDCSSCGFGKPDLEINSREWSQVLMGVYNKYNTLAALTVALKIGVERTVLERAIAEFKPAFGRAETLTINGKTVKILLAKNPVGMNETLRAVQQASGHQTIVTLLLLNDRTPDGTDVSWIWDVDTEQLTQLQGQIIVSGDRVYDLALRLQYTEPSPQTLIIKDNLSEALSEALNATPEDATLYILPTYSAMLEVRQLLTGKKIL